GAATACGGCGCCCCTCTGATGGTGGTCGAGTGAGCGGCCAGATGTTCGACAAGATCCTGATCGCCAACCGCGGCGAGATCGCGCTGCGCGTGATCCGCGCCTGCCGCGAGATGGGCATCGCCACCGTCGCGGTGCATTCCACCGCCGATGCCGACGCGATGCATGTGCGCATGGCCGACGAATCCGTCTGCATCGGCCCGCCGCCCTCGCCCGAAAGCTACCTGTCGCAACCGGCGATCATCTCGGCCTGCGAGATCACCGGCGCGCAGGCGATCCATCCGGGCTATGGCTTCCTGTCGGAAAACGCCGGCTTCGTGCAGATGGTCGAGGATCACGGCATCGCCTTCATCGGCCCCTCGGCCGAACATATCCGCATCATGGGCGACAAGATCACCGCCAAGGAGACCGCGAAATCCCTGGGCATCCCGGTGGTTCCCGGCTCGGACGGCGGCGTGCCGGACGTGGCCTCGGCCAAGGCCGTGGCGGCCAGGATCGGCTATCCGGTCATCATCAAGGCCACCGCCGGCGGCGGCGGCCGCGGCATGAAGGTGGCGCTGGACGAGGCGAGCCTGGAAAACGCCTTCCGCACCGCCCGCGCCGAGTCGAAAGCCGCCTTCGGCAATGACGAGGTCTATATCGAGAAATACCTGCAGCGCCCGCGCCATATCGAGATCCAGGTCTTCGGCGACGGCCGCGGCCGCGCGGTCCACCTGGGCGAGCGCGACTGCTCGCTGCAGCGCCGCCACCAGAAGGTGCTGGAAGAGGCGCCCGGCCCGGTCATCACCCCCGAACAGCGGGCCGAGATCGGCGGCATCTGCGCCAATGCCATGGCCAGGCTCGGCTATCGCGGCGCCGGCACCATCGAGTTCCTGTTCGAGGACGGCGAATTCTACTTCATCGAGATGAACACCCGGCTCCAGGTCGAGCATCCGGTGACCGAGGCGATCTTCGGCGTCGACCTGGTGCGCCAGCAGATCCTGGTCGCCGCCGGCCAGGACATGGAGTTCCGCCAGGAAGACCTGAAGATCAACGGCCACGCCATCGAGGTGCGCATCAACGCCGAGAAGCTGCCAAACTTCACCCCCTCGCCGGGCAAGATCTCGCAATACCATGCCCCCGGCGGCCTGGGCGTGCGGATGGACAGCGCGATCTATGACGGCTATCGCATCCCGCCCTATTACGACAGCCTGATCGGCAAGCTGATCGTGCATGGCCGCGACCGGCCCGAGGCGCTGGCGCGGCTGCACCGGGCGCTGGACGAGCTGATCGTGGACGGCGTCGATACCACCATCCCGCTGTTCCACGCCCTGCTGGAAAACCCCGACATCCAGCGCGGCGATTACTCGATCCACTGGCTGGAACGCTGGCTGGCCGAGATGGCCAGCACCTGACCATGGCGGGACGGCGACCGGCGGCCCCGGCATGAGCGGCGGCCTGACGGCCGGCACCATGCTGGCCGCCTATGCCCGGGGCGTCTTCCCGATGGCCGGCTCCGCTTCGGACCCCCAGCTCTACTGGTTCGAGCCCAGCCTGCGCGGCATCCTGCCGGTGGGCGGCGTGCATGTCTCGCGCTCGATGCGGCGCTTCCTGCGGCATTGCGGCTGGCAGGCCGGCATCGACCGCGACTTTGCCGGCGTGGTGCGCGGCTGCGCCGACCGGCCCGAGACCTGGATCAACCCGCAACTCTTCGCGCTTTACCAAGAGCTCTTCCGCATGGGCCACGCCCATTCGGTCGAGGTTTACGAAGGCGACAGGCTGGTCGGCGGCATGTTCGGCCTGGTTCTGGGCGGCGCCTTCTTTGCCGAGAGCATGTTCTCGCGCCGGCCTAATGCCTCGAAGGCGGCGATGATCTGGGTCTCCGGGCACTTGGCGCGCTGCGGCTTCACGCTGTGGGACACGCAATATCCCAATCCGCACCTGGCCTCGATGGGCGGGCAGACCATTCCGCGCGCCGAATATCGCCGGCGGCTGGCGGTGGCGCTGCGGATCGAGGCGGATTTCCTGGCCGAGCCGCTGCCCACGGCGCTTGACCTGGCGCAGACTGCCCGCAGCAGGTTCTAGCGCGAAACGTCCGAAGCCGGTTAGGGCTTTGTCTCGCGCCCCGAAGCCGCGCAGCGGTGTCACCGGGACCAGCAGCCCAGGGTCGGGCCCCGATAAATCAACTTGAGTGCGGGCGGGCCTCATGATTCACGCTCCTGACCTTCGGGAGGGATCACGAGCAGGCTTTCCCGAGGCGCAGATGGAGCGGCTGCCGCCGTTCTTTCCCAAGCAGCCACGACAAACCGCGTGTCGATGACCGGCGTGGCTGAGCGGAATAATCTTATTCAATCGCAATGGGTTGCGCTGGCGAGATGACCCGAAGGAATACGGGCCTGCAAAGACGCTCTAGAATCGCTGGAAGGTGACAGGAGCGTTGTCGCGCGGATGATAAGCCGAGCAGAAGACAATCATGCTTGATCCAACCTAGCGCAAGACACATCGCACGGCATTTCAGCCGGACGCAGCGCCACCGATGGGCTTGAACGGCCAGCCACCCCGCCCGCCGTCCGTCCGGACGCGGGCCTCCGAAGTCCGTGAATCACGAGGTCCCGGCGATGCCGTGGCTCTGCCTGTTGCCGCCTTTGCAGGCGAGCACGCCAATGCGATGGGCTCACCGGAACTGCACCATTACGCTGACCACGGACCGAAAGCATGTGCCCGGGTCGATCCCGGGCGAAAGCCGCCGTGAAGCCAAGCGGATCAACCGCTTAAAGGACAAAGCCGCCGTTAAGCGGGACATTTGCCATGCGCGTCTCTTGACTGGAATAACCCCGTTACCCAAGTCCGGAACCTGAGGCTTGGCGATCGCGCCTTCTCTGAAACTTTGCGGGCGACAGATCGTCCCGCACGCCAGTCCCCGCAGGATTTGTGCGCAACAACCAAAGGCCGGTGCGGGACGCGCTTTTTTCGCGACTCAAGTTGCCGACTTGGCGCATCGGATTAAGACCATCCGGCATTGTCCGTTCCTTGCACCTGATCTGCGCAAGACAAGCCCCCGTGCTTCATCGGGCAGCGCACCGCACCAGCGGGCGGATCTTGCGGCGCGGCCGGGCTAGGCCCGGTTGCAGGCCACCACCCAGACGTCATAGCGCGAATCGTCCAGTGCCGAGAGCGCCGGGGCCGAGGCGATCATCCAGCCGGAAAACACCTGCTTGTTGGCGCGCCGGTCGGTGATGGTCAGTTCGGCATAAGCGTCGGCGCTGGGATCGGCGGCCGGAAAGCGGCACTCCGCCAGGCTGACCTGCAGGCGGCCGAATTCCACTGACTGGCCGATGGCCAGGTCGAAGTCGCTGGTCTGGCCGGTGATCTTGTCGAGGCCGCGCAACTGCGCCCCTTGGCCGCGCGCGGTCTCGGGGCCCTTGGCCGCCTCGGCGGCGCGCTGGCGCTCGGCGGCCGAGGGCTCGGCCGGCACCACCGCCTGCGGATCGTCGCTGAAGGCCGGGTCGACCATCAGCTGCTGGTCCTCGTCCGGCACCTCGTCCTGGGCCAGCGCCGGGCTTGCCGCCAGCAGCAGGCACAGGCAGGCGCGGGCCAGAAACTCGGTCATTGGGCGCCCTCCCCGTCGGTCGCGCTTTGCGAATCCACGAATTTCATCATCAGCGAGAGCAGGCTGACGGCGCCCTGCACGTCCTCGATCTCGTCGCCGGGCCGCAGGTTCTCGGCCGCGCCGCCGGGTTGCAGCTCGATATAGGCGCCGCCCAGCAACCCGTCCGACTGGATCAGCGCCGCGCTGTCCGTGGGCAGCACGATCCGTTCCGGCAGCCGCAGCCGCGCCTCGGCGAAATAGGTCTGCGGGTTCAGCTCGACCGCCGCCACCCGGCCGACCTTGACGCCGGCGACGCGCACGTCGGTGCCGACCTCGATCCCGTCCACGTTCGGAAAGGCCGCGCGCAGTTCATAGCCGCCACCCAGCTGGCCGCGCAACGCGCTGCCGCCGGCGGACCAGGCCAGAAAGCCGGCGGCGACGGCGAGGACCGCCGCGCCCACCCATAGCTCGGCCCGTTCGGCGGCGCTGGTCACCGGCTTACTCGGGCTGCCAGGCGTCGTAGTCGCGGCGCTGCGCCGGCTCGGCCCGATAGAGCGAGCCCGCCGGATGATAGGCCGCCGGCGTGCCGGTCATGTTCGGCTCATGCGGCTTTTCCCAAGACTTGTGGCCCAGCGGCTCCTGCGTCGGCGGCTGCTTGTAGGTGTGATGCAGCCAGCCATGCCATTCCGGCGAGACGCGGCTCGCCTCGGCTTCGCCATTGTAGATCACCCAGCGACGCTTGCCGCCACCCGACTGGTAATAGACGTTGCCCTGATCGTCCTGGCCGACCTTCTCGCCGTAGAGCCTGGTCCAGACCTGGGTGTTCAAGGTCTGGCTGTTCCACCAGGTCAGGATGCGAAGCAGAAGCGACATGGGTGCGAACCTCTTGAATTTGTCTGGCCGAGATATGGCGCAACTCGCCCGGAAGGTCCAGAGAAGTTGCGCCTGACGGTCCCGCCCCGCCAGCCAGCCGAGCGGATCGGAGCGGAATCAGACCCGAGAGCCCCGGTCGCCCCGCTGCACCGATCCAGCCGGCCATCCACAGAGGAACAGACGCCCGCCGCATGCAAGCGTCCATGCCTCGCATTGAGGACTGAATCCAGGCAACGCCGGGTGAAATCACCGGCACCGTCAGACCCTCTCAGCTGGCCGTCGCGGTTTCCTTCTTGGCATCGGTGTGAATCAGCAGCGGCTTGGCGGTCGGGTTGTCGACGGCATCCTCGTTGACCACCACCTCGGCCACGCTGTCCATGCCCGGCAGGTCGAACATCGTGTCAAGCAGGATGTCCTCCATGATCGAGCGCAGGCCCCGCGCGCCGGTCTTGCGCTTGATGGCGCGGCGGGCGATGGCGGTCAGCGCGTCCTCGGTGAAGGTCAGCTTGACGTTTTCCAGGTCGAAGAGGCGCTGATACTGCTTGACCAGCGCGTTCTTGGGCTCGGTCAGGATGGTGATCAGCGCGGCCTCGTCCAGATCGCCCAGCGTGGCGATGACCGGCAGGCGGCCGACGAATTCCGGGATCAGGCCGAATTTCAGCAGGTCCTCGGGCTCGAGCTGCTTGAAGAGTTCGCCCACGCCCTTGTCGTCGTTTTCCTTGACCGAGGCGCCGAAGCCCATCGCCGTGCCCTTGTTGCGCTGCGCGATGATCCGGTCGAGGCCGGCGAAGGCGCCGCCGCAGATGAACAGGATGTTCGTGGTGTCCACCTGCAGGAATTCCTGCTGCGGATGCTTGCGCCCGCCCTGCGGGGGAACGCTGGCGACCGTGCCCTCCATGATCTTCAGCAGCGCCTGCTGCACGCCCTCGCCCGAGACGTCGCGGGTGATCGAGGGATTGTCGGACTTGCGGGTGATCTTGTCGACCTCGTCGATATAGACGATGCCGCGTTGCGCCCGCTCGACGTTGTATTCCGACGCCTGCAGCAGCTTCAGGATGATGTTTTCCACATCCTCGCCGACATAGCCGGCCTCGGTCAGCGTGGTCGCATCGGCCATGGTGAAGGGCACGTCGAGGATGCGCGCCAGGGTCTGCGCCAGCAGCGTCTTGCCGCAACCGGTCGGGCCGATCAGCAGGATGTTCGACTTGGCCAGCTCGATGTCGGTCTTCGACGAGTGGTTCAGCCGCTTGTAGTGATTGTGCACCGCGACCGAGAGCACGCGCTTGGCATGTTCCTGGCCGATGACGTAATCGTCCAGCACGTTGCAGATCTCGCGCGGGCTGGGCACGCCGTCGCCGGATTTCAGCGCCGAGGTCTTGGTCTCTTCGCGGATGATGTCCATGCAAAGTTCGACGCATTCATCGCAGATGAACACGGTCGGCCCGGCGATCAGCTTGCGGACCTCGTGCTGGCTCTTGCCGCAGAAGCTGCAATAGAGCGTGTTCTTGCTGTCGCCGCCGGTCGGGTTGGCCATCGGTTCGATCCTCGTATTGCCTCGGAGGCCCGGCGTGACTGCCGGGCGACCGCCTGTTCGCGGACGGGACGAAGCGCGCCCCGCGCATTTCGGCATATGTTACGGGCGCCACCTGCCCGTCACAATCCCAAACCTCGGCGACTTGCCGAGATTTTATCCTATTTCTCGGGCGTGGCCTTGCCGCGCGGCTCCAGGATCTCGTCGATCAGGCCCCATTCCTTGGCCTCTTCGGGCGACATGAAGCGGTCGCGCTCCAGCGCCTCCTCGACCTCTTCCAGCGTGCGGCCGGTGTGCTGGACATAGATCTCGTTCAGCCGGCGCTTCAGCTTTTCCGTCTCGCGCGCGTGGATCAGGATGTCGGTCGCCTGGCCCTGGAAGCCGCCCGAGGGCTGGTGGACCATGATGCGCGAATTCGGCAGCGAGAAGCGGTTGCCCGGCTGGCCGGCGCAAAGCAGCAGCGAGCCCATCGAGGCCGCCTGTCCCACCACCAGCGTCGAGACGCGCGGCTTGATGTATTGCATGGTGTCATAGATCGACAGGCCCGCGGTCACCACGCCGCCGGGGCTGTTGATATACATGCTGATGTCCTTGGTCGGGTTCTCCGCCTCGAGGAACAGGAGCTGCGCCGAGATCAGCGTCGCCATGCCGTCATGCACCGGGCCGGACAGGAAGATGATCCGTTCCTTCAGCAGGCGCGAGAAGATGTCATAGGCGCGTTCGCCCCGGCTGGTCTGTTCGACGACCATGGGGACGAGCGTGTTCATGTAGAATTCTGCCGGATCGTGCATGTCTTTTCCTGCTTTTGTCCCTGCCTGGCCTGTCCGTTTCGCGATTCGACCCGAAAGCGCGGTGGCGCCTCGTCGTCTCATAGACGCGAAAGGTTGACAGAGTCTTAGTAACGCCAGCCCGCGAGGACAAGAGAGCGATAAAATTTGCCCCTCGCCGCCCGCCCCGTTACTCTGGCGCCGAGCGACGGAGAAACGCATGAAACTGATCGTGGGCCTTGGCAATCCCGGCCCGAAATACGCGCAAAACCGGCATAACGTGGGCTTCATGGCGGTCGATCGCATCGCCGCGGACCACGGCTTTTCCCCCTGGCGCGCGCGCTTCCAGGGCGAGATCGCCGAGGGCCGCCTGGGCGATGAGCGCGTCACGCTGCTGAAGCCCGCGACCTTCATGAACCTGTCGGGCCAGTCGGTCGGCGAGGCCATGCGCTATCTGAAGCTGACGCCGGCCGAGGTGATCGTGCTGCATGACGAGCTGGACCTCGCGCCCGGCCGCGTGCGGGTCAAGACCGGCGGCGGCCATGCCGGGCACAACGGGCTGCGCTCGATCCACCAGCATATCGGCGAGGCCTACCGGCGGCTGCGCATCGGCATCGGCCATCCCGGCCACAAGGACCGGGTGGCCGGCTATGTGCTGTCGGATTTCGCCAAGGCCGAGCAGGACGGGCTGGACGACCTGTTGCGCGGCATCTCGGACGGGGCAGCGGCGCTGGCGCTTGGCGACGATACGCGGCTGATGAATGCGGTCGCGGCCCGCGTGGCCCCGGCGCGAAACAGCGGCACGCGGCCGGAAAGGCCGGCCGATCCGCCTGCGGCGAAAGCTCCGCCCGCGGCCGAGCCGCCGAGCATGGCCGAGCGGCTGCGCGCGCTTGGCGACCGGTTCCGCTGATGGGCTGGCAGCAGGCCTTTGCCGATCAGACGCGCGCCTGCCGTGCCTTGGGCTCGGGCCTAACGGCGCGGGTCTGCGAAGCCCTGGCGCGCACCATCGCCGCAGACCAGGGACCGGTCGGGCGGCGTGTGAAGTCCTGGCCGGGCAATCCGGCAGTCGGCGCCGACTCCCTGCCGCTGCGGCTGTGCGGTGCGCTGCATGCGCTGGTGCTTTCGGAGCAGGCGCCGGATCTGGCGCAGGCCTATGCCATGGGCGGCGGGGCGGATCTGGATCGGGTGATTGCATATGTAATTCAGCGGTATGACCGGCATATCCTGGAATTCATCGAGCATGCGCCGCAGACCAACGAGGTCGGCCGCTCGGCGGTGCTGATTGCCGGCGCCTGGTTCCTGGCCGGGGTGACGCAACCCGCCGCTTTCGAGTTGCTGGAACTGGGTGCCAGCGCCGGATTGAACCTGAACTTTCCGCGCTACAGCCTTGCCGATGAACAGGAATTCCAGCCGACACTTGCCGGCGAGCCCGCTTCGGCGCTGCGGCTCGCGCCATTGTGGCGCGGGACGCCGCCGCAACCGGCGGCGCTGGCGATCACCGATGCGCGCGGGGTGGATCTGAACCCGCTCGACCCGCAGCGCGACGGGGCGCGGCTGATGGCCTATGTCTGGGCGGACCAGCGCGACCGGCTGGCACGGCTGCGGGCGGCGCTCTCCATCGCCGCCGAGCACCCGCCGCATGTCGAGCGCGCCGATGCCGCCGACTGGCTGGAGACGCAGCTGGCCAGGCCGGAACCGCAGGGCCGGCTGGTCTATCACACCGTCGCCGCGCAATATTTCCCGCAAGCCAGCCGCGACCGGATCGAGGCGGCGCTGCAGGAAGCCGGCGCGCGCGCCGCGCCCCACGCGCCCCTGGCGCATCTGTCGATGGAGGCGGATGGCGGCGACGGCGCCGCCCTGCGGCTGCGGCTCTGGGCCGGCGGCCTGCGGGAATGGGATCTGGGCCGGGCCGACTTCCATGGCCGCTGGCTCGACTGGCAGCCGAAGGAGATCTGACATGGACCCCGCGCTGAACGTCCTGGGCGGCAAGCTGGAAAGCTGTTCGACCGCGCCGATGACCGGGTTTTTCCGCGACGGCTGCTGCAACACCGGCCCCGAGGATACCGGGCGCCACACCGTCTGTGTCATCGTCACCGCCGAATTCCTGGCGCTGTCGAAATACCTTGGCAACGATCTCAGCACGCCGCGGCCCGAATTCCGCTTTCCGGGGCTGAAGCCCGGCGACCGCTGGTGCCTTTGCGCGGCGCGCTTCCTGCAGGCGGCGCAGGAATTCGCCGCGCCCGAGGTGGTGCTGGCGGCGACACATGCCCGCACGCTGGACATCGTGCCGCTGGCCCTGCTGCAGGCCCATGCCGCCGGGCGCAAGGACTAGGCGGCGTAAAGCGGATTCCGGGGCTTCTGCGCTGCCGATGCAGAACCGCCTGCCCGAATTGCGGGCCCTGCGCGGCTGGTCGCAGAGCGACCTGGCCGAGGCGCTCCAGGTATCGCGCCAGACCGTCAATGCGCCGCGCTGCGACACGGACTGCCGCTGGCCTTCGGCCGCCGGTTCGAGAACAGCTTCCGGTCCTGAAACGACACCGCCCCGGCTTTCGACCGGGGCGGGCGCCTTATTTCCAGATCGGCGCGTGGCGGTTCACGTCCTTGTAGAGCAGATAGCGGAAGTTCCCCGGCCCGCCGGCATAGCAGCATTGCGGGCAGAAGGCGCGCAGCCACATGAAATCGCCCGGCCCGACCTCGACCCAGTCGCGGTTCAGGCGATAGACCGCCTTGCCCTCGATCACGAACAGCCCGTGCTCCATGACATGGGTCTCGGCGAAGGGGATCGAGCCGCCCGGCTTGAAGGTCACGATGGTGATATGCATGTCGTGGCGCATATCGGTCGGGTCCATGAAGCGGGTGGTGGCCCAGCTGTCATTGGTGTCGGGCATCGGGATCGGCGCGATGTCGCGTTCGTTGGCGATGATCACGTCGGGCTTGTCGAGCCCGGGGACCGCCTGCCAGCGCTTGCGCCACCAATGGAAGCGCGAGAGCTGGTCGCCCGCGCGCACCGTCCATTCGGTGCCGGCGGGGATATAGGCAAAGCCGCCCGGGGTCAGCTCATGCACCTGGCCCGCGATGGTCAGGGTGACGGCGCCATCGGTGACGAAGATCGCCGATTGCACGCCCGCGTCCTCTTCCGGCCGGTCCGAGCCGCCCTGCGGCTGCAACTCGACGATATACTGGCTGAAGGTCTCGGCGAAGCCCGAGAGCGGCCGGGCGATCATCCACAGCCGCATGCCGGTCCAGCCCGGCAGGAAGCTGGTCACGATGTCGCGCATCGTGCTGGCGGGGATGACGGCGTAGGCCTCGGTGAAGACGGCGGTGTCGGTGGTCAGGTCGGTCTGGGGCGGCAGACCGGCGAAGGGTCCGGCATAGGTCGGTGCGGCCATGGTCGCGCCTTTCGGAATATGGTTCATCGGGGGAATCCTATTTCAGCGCGTCATGCAGCCGCAACTCGGCGATGCGCATGACCTGGCGCTCGGCCTCGGCCCGCTCGGTCGCGGTGTCGTTGCCGATGCGCGCCTGCATCGCCGCCATGATGCCCGCCTTGTCGTGGTCGCGGACCGCGATGATGAAGGGGAAGCCGTGCTTGGCGACATATTCGGTGTTCAGCGCCTGGAAGGTCTCGCGCTCGGCATCGGTCAGCGCGTCGAGCCCGGCCGAGGCCTGTTCCGAGGTGCTTTCCGCCGTCAGCCGCTTGGCCTGCGCCAGCTTGCCGGCCAGGTCCGGGTGCGCGACCAGCACGCCCAGCCGTTCCTCGTCCGAGGCACCGCGGAAGACCTGCGCCATGCGCGCGGCAAGCCCGGCGGGGGTGTCGTGGATCGCGCCCATCTCGCCGTCCCAGACCCGTTCGGCGATGAAGGGCGAATGCTCGTAGATGCCGCCGAATTTCTGCACGAAATCCTCGCGCGCCATTTCGGACGGGCGCTGGCGCGGCTGGAACGGATGCGTCCTGGCCCAGTGCCGGGCGATGTCGAGCCGGGTGGCAAACCAGACGCCCTCATGCTTGCGGCAATGCTCGAGGAACTTCTGCACCGCGATGGCCCGGCCCGGACGGCCGGCCAGCCGGCAATGCAGGCCGATGGACATCATCTTTGGCGCACCGGCCTGCCCTTCGGCATAGAGCACGTCGAAGCTGTCGCGCAGGTAGTCGAAGAACTCGACCCCGGTGCCGAAGCCCTGGCCCGAGGAGAAGCGCATGTCGTTGGCGTCCATCGTATAGGGCACCATCAGCTGCGGCTTGCCCTTGTGGACATGCCAATAGGGCAGGTCGTCGGCGATGGTGTCGGCGAGATATTCGAAGCCGCCCTCCTCGCAGCCCAGCGCCACCGTGTTCATCGAGGTGCGGCCCTGGTAGAAGCCGCGCGGCCGCTCGCCAGTGACGCGGGTGTGCAACTCGACCGCCTTGGCGATATGCTCGGCCTCGGTCTCGGCCGGGATGTCGCGGTAGTCGATCCACTTGTAGCCATGGGTGGCGATTTCCCAGCCGGCGCGCTGCATGGCCGCGACCTGCTCGGGCGCCCGCTCCAGCGCGGTCGCCACGCCATAGATGGTGACCGGCGTATCCTTCAGCAGGCGATGCAGCCGCCAGAAGCCCGCACGCGCGCCATAGTCATAGATCGATTCCATGTTCCAGTGCCGCTTGCCCGGCCAGGGCTGGCAACCGATGATCTCGGACAGGAAGGCCTCGGAGGCGGCGTCGCCGTGCTCCAGGCTGTTCTCGCCGCCCTCCTCGTAGTTGATGACGATCTGCACCGCGATCTTGGCACCACCGGGCCATTTCGGATCGGGCGTGGTCTCGCCATAGCCAATCATGTCGCGGCTGTATCGCATCGCTTGCTTCCTTCTGGTTCTTCCGGCCTGATAGCACAGACCATCTGGACGGGCTTTCAGGCAAGCGCCTATTGCTAAAAACAGATCCAAGATTTCGTTGAAAATCCCGATTTATCCATAACCGATTGAAACTCTGTCGCTGGAACCGGGATGGTCGGTCTTGCCTGCTTGCGCATAGTGTGAGCGCATGGCGGCAAACCGCCGATGGGAGGAACCATGCTAGACAAGCACTTCGGGCTGACGGCCCATGGCACCAGCGTAAGGACGGAGGTGATCGCGGGCATCACCACCTTCCTGACGATGGCCTATATCATCTTCGTGAACCCGGACATCCTGTCCTCGACCGGCATGGACCGCAATGCGGTCTTCGTCGCGACCTGCCTTGCCGCGGCCATCGGCTCGGCCGTCATGGCGCTTTGGGCGAACTGGCCCATCGGCATGGCGCCCGGCATGGGGCTGAACGCCTTCTTCGCCTTTACCGTGGTCGGCGCGCTGGGATTCACCTGGCAGCAGGCGCTGGGGGCGGTGTTCATCTCGGGCCTGGTGTTCCTGTTTCTGTCGGCGACCGGGATCCGGCGCTGGCTGATCGCCGGCATCCCGACCTCGATGCGCTCGGCCATCGCGGCGGGCATCGGCATGTTCCTGGGGCTGATCGCGCTGAAGAACTCGGGCATCGTCGTGGACAACCCGGCGACGCTGGTGGGCCTGGGCGACCTGACCGCCACCGGCACGCTGCTGGCCATCGCCGGCTTCTTCATCATCGCGGCACTAGACGCGCTGAAGGTGCGCGGCTCGATCCTGATCGGCATCCTGGTCATCACCGTGGCCTCGATCCTGCTGGGCGCCAGCCAGTTCGGCGGCGTCATCTCGATGCCGCCCTCGATCGCGCCGACCTTCCTGCAACTCGACATCGCCGGGGCGCTGACCGTGGGCATCTTCCACGTCATCCTGGTCATGGTGCTGGTCGAGGTCTTTGACGCCACCGGCACGCTGATCGGCGTGGCCAAGCGCGCCGGCCTGCTGACCGAAGGCCCCGCCCATACCAACAAGGGCCTGAGCCGGGCGCTGATGGCCGATTCGACGGCGATCCTGGCCGGCTCGCTCCTGGGCACCAGCTCGACCACGGCCTATGTCGAAAGCGCCTCGGGCGTGCAGGCGGGCGGGCGCACCGGCCTGACCGCGCTGGTCGTCGCGGTGCTGTTCCTGCTGGCGATGTTCTTCGCCCCGCTCGCCGGTTCGGTCCCGGCCTATGCCACCGCGCCGGCGCTGCTCTATGTCGCCTGCCTGATGGTGCGCGAATTCGAGGAGATCAGCTGGGGCGACGTCACCGAAAGCGCGCCGGCGGTGCTGACCGCGCTGATGATGCCCTTCACCTATTCCATCGCCAACGGCCTGGCCTTCGGCTTCGTGAGCTACGCCGCGATCAAGCTCCTGACCGGCCGCGCGCGCGAGGTTCACGCCGCGACCTGGATCGTGGCGGCGCTTTTCGTGATCCGCTTCGCCTTCT
This portion of the Paracoccus sp. N5 genome encodes:
- a CDS encoding DUF2237 domain-containing protein, giving the protein MDPALNVLGGKLESCSTAPMTGFFRDGCCNTGPEDTGRHTVCVIVTAEFLALSKYLGNDLSTPRPEFRFPGLKPGDRWCLCAARFLQAAQEFAAPEVVLAATHARTLDIVPLALLQAHAAGRKD
- a CDS encoding bifunctional allantoicase/(S)-ureidoglycine aminohydrolase, which codes for MAAPTYAGPFAGLPPQTDLTTDTAVFTEAYAVIPASTMRDIVTSFLPGWTGMRLWMIARPLSGFAETFSQYIVELQPQGGSDRPEEDAGVQSAIFVTDGAVTLTIAGQVHELTPGGFAYIPAGTEWTVRAGDQLSRFHWWRKRWQAVPGLDKPDVIIANERDIAPIPMPDTNDSWATTRFMDPTDMRHDMHITIVTFKPGGSIPFAETHVMEHGLFVIEGKAVYRLNRDWVEVGPGDFMWLRAFCPQCCYAGGPGNFRYLLYKDVNRHAPIWK
- the puuE gene encoding allantoinase PuuE, translating into MRYSRDMIGYGETTPDPKWPGGAKIAVQIVINYEEGGENSLEHGDAASEAFLSEIIGCQPWPGKRHWNMESIYDYGARAGFWRLHRLLKDTPVTIYGVATALERAPEQVAAMQRAGWEIATHGYKWIDYRDIPAETEAEHIAKAVELHTRVTGERPRGFYQGRTSMNTVALGCEEGGFEYLADTIADDLPYWHVHKGKPQLMVPYTMDANDMRFSSGQGFGTGVEFFDYLRDSFDVLYAEGQAGAPKMMSIGLHCRLAGRPGRAIAVQKFLEHCRKHEGVWFATRLDIARHWARTHPFQPRQRPSEMAREDFVQKFGGIYEHSPFIAERVWDGEMGAIHDTPAGLAARMAQVFRGASDEERLGVLVAHPDLAGKLAQAKRLTAESTSEQASAGLDALTDAERETFQALNTEYVAKHGFPFIIAVRDHDKAGIMAAMQARIGNDTATERAEAERQVMRIAELRLHDALK
- a CDS encoding NCS2 family permease — encoded protein: MLDKHFGLTAHGTSVRTEVIAGITTFLTMAYIIFVNPDILSSTGMDRNAVFVATCLAAAIGSAVMALWANWPIGMAPGMGLNAFFAFTVVGALGFTWQQALGAVFISGLVFLFLSATGIRRWLIAGIPTSMRSAIAAGIGMFLGLIALKNSGIVVDNPATLVGLGDLTATGTLLAIAGFFIIAALDALKVRGSILIGILVITVASILLGASQFGGVISMPPSIAPTFLQLDIAGALTVGIFHVILVMVLVEVFDATGTLIGVAKRAGLLTEGPAHTNKGLSRALMADSTAILAGSLLGTSSTTAYVESASGVQAGGRTGLTALVVAVLFLLAMFFAPLAGSVPAYATAPALLYVACLMVREFEEISWGDVTESAPAVLTALMMPFTYSIANGLAFGFVSYAAIKLLTGRAREVHAATWIVAALFVIRFAFFME